From Vicinamibacterales bacterium, one genomic window encodes:
- a CDS encoding sigma 54-interacting transcriptional regulator yields MTTTRPTIVAHSPAMQAVIVGVNKAAAVQTGVLLCGEAGTGRRMVARELHHLSPGPDAPFVAVDCAEVEELEATLFGASTTPSNGGPDHRQGLDRISTTSVLCGAVGGTLFLAHLPEMPTRVQARLARILRDGEVTIQEGKRTLPLRVRLIASSEPDWKTAVAEGRIRADLCKRCSASRIDLPPLRNRREDIPLLATAFLEEACAASHLEPKEIDPPAMALLSALPWRGNVREMQALIHSLAAVLPGTFLRLEDLLGSVHLDDSARTFVAAGTLRQAKERFERDYIVAVLERHRGRIGEAARALGIQRPNLYRKMRTLRLPLPRHA; encoded by the coding sequence GTGACGACGACGCGTCCGACCATCGTCGCTCACTCGCCTGCGATGCAGGCGGTCATCGTCGGAGTCAACAAAGCGGCCGCGGTCCAGACCGGCGTGCTGTTGTGCGGGGAAGCCGGCACCGGTCGCCGCATGGTCGCGCGCGAGCTGCACCACCTGTCGCCCGGGCCTGACGCGCCTTTTGTTGCCGTCGATTGCGCCGAGGTCGAAGAACTGGAGGCGACGCTCTTCGGAGCGTCGACGACGCCCTCGAATGGCGGCCCCGATCACCGCCAGGGACTCGACCGAATCAGCACGACGAGCGTCCTCTGCGGCGCTGTCGGCGGCACGCTCTTTCTCGCGCACCTGCCCGAGATGCCCACGCGCGTGCAGGCTCGGTTGGCCCGCATCCTGCGCGACGGCGAGGTGACGATCCAGGAAGGCAAGCGCACCTTGCCGCTCCGCGTGCGGCTGATTGCTTCATCCGAACCGGATTGGAAAACCGCGGTGGCAGAGGGCCGAATCCGCGCGGACCTGTGCAAGCGATGCTCGGCCAGCCGCATCGACCTCCCGCCGCTCCGCAACCGCCGGGAGGACATCCCGCTGCTCGCGACGGCGTTCCTGGAAGAAGCCTGCGCGGCAAGCCACCTCGAACCGAAGGAGATTGACCCGCCGGCGATGGCCCTGCTCTCCGCCCTCCCGTGGCGCGGCAACGTGCGCGAGATGCAGGCGCTCATCCACAGCCTCGCGGCGGTGCTGCCGGGGACATTCCTGCGCCTGGAGGATCTGCTCGGGTCGGTCCATCTCGACGACTCGGCTCGGACATTCGTTGCGGCCGGAACGCTTCGCCAGGCGAAGGAACGCTTCGAGCGCGACTACATCGTCGCGGTGCTCGAGCGCCATCGCGGCCGGATCGGCGAAGCCGCCCGCGCCCTCGGCATCCAGCGCCCGAACCTCTATCGCAAGATGCGCACCCTCCGCCTGCCGCTGCCACGGCATGCATAG
- a CDS encoding nucleoside-diphosphate sugar epimerase/dehydratase translates to MKPQPNVASRVLQMFMEYRRLIVIAIHLAMVVASYYLALWLRFDGVVPPDLAAQARHLLPALVLIRAVTFIPFRLYEGLWRYTSIRDARNIVGAVATSSLLFFVVIRLVFGANVYPRSVYIIDAVLLIGFLVGVRSIRRLVRELNRSEHGRRVLVFGAGDAGEMIVRDMKRRGFYHGEPIGFIDDDRRKVGQRIHGVSVLGTRADVPGIIEREKPDDVLIAMPAADPATIRTIVKVLEPYNLPIKTLPNLRDVLDGRVSVSQIRELAIEDLLPRAPVGLDATPIRDLIGGKSVLVTGAGGSIGSELCRQIMGFGPRKLVLFERYENSLFAIENDLRDRLRSSMGPQNGSGTGVPPVPTIHAVIGDMTDRRRVNDVFARHRPDIVFHAAAHKHVPLMEASPCEAVKNNVGGTWVLARAAVRYGVSRFVMISTDKAVNPTSVMGATKRVCELIVQGLATGSDANGTRFGVVRFGNVLGSNGSVIPRFVEQIKSGGPVTVTHPDIRRFFMLIPEAVVLVLHAATVGEAGEVLVLDMGEQIKVVDVARNLIRLSGFIPNEDIPIVFTGLRPGEKLYEELLGDVEDSEPSGVEKVIRIRRRSVSDVPALEQRVLDLVRLARRGDDCGVLAKLREVVPTYRTPGVEATIYQDIAADQNRPVPV, encoded by the coding sequence ATGAAGCCCCAGCCCAACGTCGCGTCCCGCGTGCTCCAGATGTTCATGGAGTACCGGCGGCTGATCGTCATTGCCATCCATTTGGCAATGGTCGTCGCCTCCTACTATCTGGCGTTGTGGCTGCGGTTCGACGGCGTGGTGCCGCCCGATCTTGCCGCCCAGGCTCGCCATCTTCTGCCGGCGCTGGTGTTGATCCGCGCCGTGACGTTCATCCCGTTTCGCCTCTACGAGGGGCTCTGGCGCTACACCAGCATCCGCGACGCCCGCAACATCGTCGGCGCCGTCGCGACGAGCTCGTTACTGTTCTTCGTCGTCATCCGCCTGGTGTTCGGCGCCAACGTCTACCCCCGCTCTGTCTACATCATCGATGCCGTCCTGCTCATCGGCTTCCTGGTGGGGGTCCGTTCCATCCGGCGGTTGGTGCGCGAGCTGAACAGGTCCGAGCACGGCCGGCGCGTTCTCGTGTTCGGGGCCGGTGACGCGGGCGAGATGATCGTCCGCGACATGAAGCGCCGCGGCTTCTATCACGGCGAGCCGATCGGCTTCATCGACGACGACCGCCGCAAGGTGGGCCAGCGGATCCACGGCGTGTCGGTTCTGGGAACCCGCGCCGACGTCCCGGGCATCATCGAGCGCGAGAAGCCAGACGATGTGCTGATTGCCATGCCGGCGGCAGACCCCGCAACCATCAGGACGATCGTCAAGGTCCTGGAGCCGTACAACCTCCCGATCAAGACGCTGCCGAACCTGCGCGACGTGCTCGATGGCCGCGTGTCCGTCAGCCAAATCCGCGAACTGGCCATCGAAGACCTGCTTCCAAGGGCGCCTGTCGGCCTCGACGCCACGCCCATTCGGGATCTCATTGGTGGCAAGTCCGTCCTTGTCACCGGTGCCGGTGGCTCCATTGGATCCGAGTTGTGCCGTCAGATCATGGGGTTCGGGCCGCGAAAGCTCGTGCTCTTCGAGCGCTACGAGAACAGCCTGTTCGCCATAGAGAACGACCTCCGCGACCGCTTGCGGAGCAGCATGGGCCCCCAGAATGGGAGTGGCACGGGCGTCCCGCCCGTGCCCACGATCCACGCCGTCATCGGCGACATGACCGATCGCCGTCGCGTCAACGACGTCTTCGCCCGCCACCGCCCCGACATCGTCTTCCACGCCGCCGCCCACAAGCACGTTCCGCTGATGGAGGCGAGCCCCTGCGAGGCCGTGAAGAACAATGTCGGCGGAACGTGGGTGCTCGCCCGCGCAGCCGTTCGCTACGGCGTTTCCCGCTTCGTGATGATCTCCACCGACAAGGCGGTGAACCCCACGAGCGTCATGGGGGCCACCAAGCGCGTGTGCGAGCTGATCGTCCAGGGGCTCGCGACCGGTTCCGACGCCAACGGCACACGGTTCGGCGTCGTCCGCTTCGGCAACGTCCTTGGCAGCAACGGCAGCGTCATCCCCCGCTTCGTCGAGCAGATCAAGTCGGGCGGGCCGGTCACCGTCACGCATCCCGACATCCGCCGCTTCTTCATGTTGATTCCAGAGGCGGTCGTCCTCGTCCTCCACGCGGCGACTGTTGGCGAGGCCGGCGAGGTGCTGGTCCTCGACATGGGCGAGCAGATCAAGGTGGTGGACGTCGCCCGCAACCTCATCCGCCTGTCGGGCTTCATCCCGAACGAAGACATTCCCATCGTCTTCACAGGCCTCCGGCCGGGCGAGAAGTTGTACGAGGAACTACTGGGCGACGTTGAAGATAGCGAGCCCTCAGGCGTCGAAAAGGTGATCCGAATTCGCCGCCGCTCGGTTTCTGACGTTCCGGCACTCGAGCAGCGAGTCCTTGACCTTGTCCGGCTTGCAAGGCGCGGCGACGATTGCGGAGTCCTCGCGAAACTGCGGGAAGTGGTCCCCACCTATCGCACGCCTGGAGTCGAAGCGACCATCTATCAAGACATTGCAGCCGATCAGAACCGACCAGTGCCCGTGTAA
- a CDS encoding outer membrane beta-barrel protein → MTDKALRLILLALVLLCGTAVRVVAQDAATDPFATARLRIGPFAATPSIALNNLGFDTNVFNSWNDPQGDFTFTATPAADAWLRLGKGRLSIHASVGYVYFAKYTTERGFNTDDNARLELPLTHFRPYAGFSYLNIRDRPGYEVDQRVRRSETGILGGVDVPFSRKTTCGLAYRTAKTVYAQGEQFSDTFLAYQLNRRTNVATARLRYALTPLTTVVLDAESVRERFEYASGRDSNGFRIMPGVEFGKFALINGSARVGFRNLKMLTPGMPDYAGVVAAVNLGYTLMGATRFAVTADRDVAYSFENQEPYYLLTGVTGTITQQVAGPWDVQARAGIQYLDYQRATCGSTTPCSPGLISGGGVGTTTGRTDVVRFYGGGVGYRLGPNVRLRLNADYYTRRSDFQIRAYEGLRVGTSVVYGF, encoded by the coding sequence TTGACTGACAAAGCCCTTCGCCTCATCCTCCTCGCCCTCGTCCTTCTGTGTGGAACGGCCGTCCGTGTTGTCGCCCAGGACGCCGCCACAGACCCGTTCGCGACCGCACGCTTGCGCATCGGCCCGTTTGCCGCAACCCCGTCGATCGCGCTCAACAATCTGGGTTTCGACACGAACGTCTTCAACTCGTGGAACGATCCCCAAGGCGATTTTACGTTCACCGCGACGCCGGCTGCCGACGCCTGGCTGCGCCTCGGCAAGGGCCGCCTGTCCATCCACGCCAGCGTCGGGTATGTCTATTTCGCCAAGTACACGACCGAGCGCGGGTTCAACACCGACGACAACGCCAGGCTCGAGCTTCCGTTGACGCACTTCCGACCGTACGCCGGCTTCTCCTACCTGAACATCCGCGACCGCCCGGGCTACGAGGTCGACCAGCGCGTGCGCCGGTCCGAAACCGGGATCTTAGGCGGCGTCGATGTGCCGTTCTCGAGGAAGACGACATGTGGCCTGGCCTACCGGACCGCGAAGACGGTCTACGCCCAGGGGGAGCAGTTCAGCGACACGTTCCTCGCCTACCAGCTCAATCGTCGAACGAACGTGGCCACGGCGAGGCTCCGGTACGCCCTGACGCCGCTCACCACCGTCGTCCTCGACGCCGAGAGCGTGCGCGAGCGATTCGAGTACGCGTCGGGCCGCGACAGCAACGGCTTTCGGATTATGCCGGGCGTCGAGTTCGGGAAGTTCGCCCTCATCAACGGCTCCGCGCGCGTCGGCTTTCGGAACCTGAAGATGCTCACGCCGGGCATGCCCGACTATGCGGGTGTCGTGGCCGCCGTCAATCTGGGGTACACGCTGATGGGGGCGACGCGCTTCGCCGTCACCGCGGACAGGGATGTGGCCTATTCCTTTGAGAACCAAGAGCCCTACTACCTGCTGACCGGCGTCACCGGCACCATCACGCAGCAGGTGGCCGGGCCGTGGGACGTGCAGGCCCGGGCGGGGATCCAGTACCTGGACTATCAGCGCGCCACCTGCGGATCGACGACTCCATGCAGCCCCGGGCTCATCTCGGGTGGTGGCGTGGGTACCACCACGGGGCGCACCGACGTTGTTCGCTTCTACGGCGGCGGCGTCGGCTACCGCCTCGGCCCCAACGTGCGCCTCCGCCTGAACGCCGACTACTACACGCGCCGCTCCGACTTTCAAATCCGGGCCTACGAAGGCCTCCGCGTCGGCACGTCGGTTGTCTACGGATTCTAG
- a CDS encoding polysaccharide biosynthesis tyrosine autokinase: MAEQRGNTTEPGFNPALDGNLGSGDPLSASGPSGKRRGGGGNGAAGQGGVHAAAESYPAGPDQGRGGYGDSNLLPATEVHLLDYVRVLYKRRFAAITAFLVVVVSVVVYTFTQTPIYSAHVQLLIEPENPNVISFKEVIEQDKSSTDYYQTQYKILQSRALAKRTIEAVGLWNHPDFAGKDKGAVGSSLLTSVGLGGPEKKEAGPQADSTPGGGPKPANVATANVPIVASDETPGQSRVIEAFLKHITVSPIRNSRLVDVTFESTDAQLAARAANAMARSYIEQNLEYRFLSSKEASDWLGQRLGEQRKQVESSEQALQRYKEQTDAVSLEDKQNIVVQTLAELNAAVTKARTERLQKEALYNQIQSIQHDRAAIDTFPAILSNTFIQQMKGQLAELQRQQASLGEKYGEKHPEMIRVKSAIEQTDAKLQGEIGKVVASMKNEYLAAQSQEQRLVAALERQKSEAMALSRKGIDYGVLQRDANTNRQMFDSLLQRAKETGVSAELKTSNIRVVDAAEVPARPTRPNKTLNLLLAVFGGGLCAAGLAFFFEYIDNRVKNPDEIKNYLGLPFLGLVPRLSDKDSKDVLIHTGAPTSFSEAFRNIRTNVLFSSADEGGRSIVVTSTGPGEGKTMIAGNLAVALAQAGQRVILVDADMRKPKVHTIFKETQAPGLSNVLVGNAKASEAVRKTPVQNLWLLVAGVTPPNPAELLGSHRFRDFLTTLQEHFDWVIVDTPPVMAVTDASVVGHTASGVLFVIACEQTSKYTASAALEQLEAAKARFLGGVLNKVDVERHSYYYSHYYRRDYGQYYHSKES; the protein is encoded by the coding sequence ATGGCAGAGCAGCGCGGCAATACAACTGAGCCCGGCTTCAATCCCGCTCTCGATGGCAACCTGGGATCCGGCGATCCCCTGAGCGCGAGCGGTCCCTCCGGCAAGCGCCGAGGCGGGGGGGGCAACGGCGCGGCCGGCCAGGGCGGAGTGCACGCCGCCGCCGAATCCTATCCCGCCGGCCCCGACCAGGGTCGAGGCGGCTACGGCGACAGCAACCTCCTTCCGGCCACCGAAGTCCACCTCCTGGACTACGTCCGCGTCCTCTACAAGCGCCGATTCGCCGCCATCACCGCGTTCCTCGTCGTCGTCGTGTCGGTCGTCGTCTATACCTTCACACAGACGCCCATCTATTCTGCGCACGTGCAACTCCTGATCGAGCCAGAGAATCCAAACGTGATCTCGTTCAAGGAGGTCATCGAGCAGGACAAGTCCAGCACCGACTACTACCAGACGCAGTACAAGATCCTGCAGAGCCGTGCGCTGGCGAAGCGGACGATCGAGGCCGTTGGCCTCTGGAACCATCCGGACTTCGCCGGCAAGGACAAGGGCGCGGTGGGGTCCAGCCTCCTCACGAGCGTGGGCTTGGGCGGACCAGAGAAGAAGGAAGCGGGCCCGCAGGCCGACTCCACACCGGGCGGCGGCCCGAAGCCGGCCAACGTAGCCACCGCCAACGTGCCGATCGTGGCGTCCGACGAAACGCCGGGGCAGTCGCGGGTGATCGAGGCGTTCCTCAAGCACATCACCGTCTCGCCGATTCGCAACAGCCGACTGGTCGATGTGACGTTCGAATCGACCGACGCGCAACTGGCAGCCCGTGCGGCCAACGCCATGGCGCGCAGCTACATCGAGCAGAATCTCGAATACCGCTTCCTCTCGTCGAAGGAGGCGTCCGACTGGCTCGGCCAGCGCCTCGGCGAGCAGCGCAAGCAGGTGGAGTCGAGCGAGCAGGCACTCCAGCGCTACAAGGAGCAGACCGATGCCGTCTCGCTCGAGGACAAGCAGAACATCGTCGTCCAGACGCTGGCGGAGTTGAACGCTGCCGTGACGAAGGCCCGCACCGAGCGGCTGCAGAAAGAGGCGCTCTACAACCAGATCCAGTCGATCCAGCACGACCGTGCCGCCATCGATACCTTCCCGGCGATCCTCTCGAACACGTTCATCCAGCAGATGAAGGGGCAGTTGGCCGAACTCCAGCGCCAGCAGGCCTCGCTCGGCGAGAAGTACGGCGAGAAGCACCCTGAGATGATCAGGGTCAAGTCGGCCATCGAGCAGACCGACGCCAAGCTGCAGGGCGAGATCGGCAAGGTTGTCGCGTCGATGAAGAACGAATACCTCGCCGCGCAGTCGCAGGAGCAGCGCCTCGTGGCGGCGCTCGAGCGGCAGAAGAGCGAGGCGATGGCGCTCAGCCGCAAGGGCATCGACTACGGCGTCCTCCAGCGCGACGCCAACACGAACCGCCAGATGTTCGACAGCCTGCTCCAGCGCGCGAAGGAGACGGGCGTGTCGGCGGAGCTCAAGACCAGCAACATCCGCGTGGTTGACGCCGCGGAAGTGCCCGCGCGCCCAACCCGCCCCAACAAGACGCTGAACCTGCTGCTCGCGGTCTTCGGCGGCGGCCTGTGCGCCGCCGGCCTGGCGTTCTTCTTCGAGTACATCGACAACCGGGTCAAGAACCCCGACGAAATCAAGAACTACCTCGGGTTGCCCTTCCTTGGCCTGGTCCCGCGGTTGAGCGACAAGGACAGCAAGGACGTTCTGATCCACACCGGGGCCCCGACCTCGTTCTCGGAAGCGTTCCGGAACATCCGCACAAACGTCCTGTTCTCCTCTGCCGATGAAGGCGGCCGTTCAATCGTGGTCACCAGCACGGGGCCAGGCGAAGGCAAGACCATGATTGCGGGAAACCTGGCCGTGGCACTCGCCCAGGCCGGTCAGCGCGTGATCCTGGTGGATGCCGACATGCGGAAGCCGAAGGTCCACACGATTTTCAAGGAGACGCAGGCGCCCGGTTTGTCGAACGTGCTCGTCGGCAACGCGAAGGCCAGCGAGGCCGTCCGGAAGACGCCCGTCCAGAACCTGTGGCTGCTCGTGGCCGGCGTCACGCCGCCGAACCCCGCGGAACTTCTCGGCTCGCACCGGTTCCGCGACTTCCTCACGACGCTCCAGGAACACTTCGACTGGGTGATCGTGGACACCCCGCCCGTCATGGCCGTCACCGACGCGTCGGTTGTCGGCCACACCGCGAGCGGCGTCCTCTTCGTGATTGCCTGCGAGCAGACCAGCAAGTACACCGCCTCCGCCGCCCTCGAGCAACTCGAGGCCGCCAAGGCGAGATTCCTGGGCGGCGTCCTGAACAAGGTGGACGTCGAGCGCCACTCCTACTACTACTCGCACTACTATCGCCGCGATTACGGTCAGTACTACCATTCAAAAGAGTCCTAG
- a CDS encoding polysaccharide biosynthesis/export family protein: protein MKTNSFFARVLRLAALAHGGPPAAVLAAILVFVATLAAAQQSAAPPASQQADYVVGPQDVLSITVWDQADLSGKFTVETDGSFTFPLIGRLQVGGLTLRQVENELKKRLSDGYFKNPQLTVAVDTYKSQRVFIVGEVRSPGTYTLTGDMSLIEALSRAGSTTPTAGTEAIIVHPTDGKSPNGPVMPGQANDKNTVRVDLKDLQSGAMAKNVALKDGDTIFVPRAETIYVFGQVKNPGAYALQTKDTTVLQALSLAGGVTDRGSTSRIKIVRLVKGKKTEIKVDLGDSVLPGDTVIVPERFF, encoded by the coding sequence ATGAAGACGAACTCATTCTTCGCCCGCGTCCTTCGACTCGCCGCGCTCGCTCATGGCGGGCCGCCGGCAGCCGTTCTCGCCGCAATCCTGGTATTCGTGGCTACGCTCGCCGCGGCGCAGCAATCGGCAGCTCCGCCCGCGTCCCAGCAGGCCGACTACGTCGTCGGCCCACAGGACGTCCTCAGCATTACCGTCTGGGACCAGGCGGATCTGTCCGGCAAGTTCACGGTGGAGACCGACGGCAGCTTCACCTTTCCCTTGATCGGCCGCCTGCAGGTGGGTGGCCTCACGTTGCGCCAGGTGGAGAACGAACTCAAGAAGCGACTGTCCGACGGCTACTTCAAGAATCCGCAATTGACGGTGGCTGTGGACACCTACAAGAGCCAGCGCGTGTTCATCGTCGGCGAGGTGAGGTCGCCCGGCACGTACACCCTGACCGGCGACATGTCGCTCATCGAGGCGCTCTCGCGCGCCGGCTCGACGACGCCCACCGCGGGAACCGAGGCGATTATCGTCCACCCGACCGACGGGAAATCGCCGAACGGCCCCGTGATGCCCGGCCAGGCGAACGACAAGAACACCGTGCGGGTGGATTTGAAGGACCTGCAGAGTGGCGCGATGGCCAAGAACGTCGCGCTCAAGGACGGCGACACCATCTTCGTGCCCCGCGCCGAGACGATCTACGTCTTCGGCCAGGTGAAGAATCCTGGCGCCTACGCGCTTCAGACGAAAGACACCACCGTCCTCCAGGCGCTCTCGCTGGCCGGCGGCGTGACCGACCGCGGCTCCACGTCTCGAATCAAGATCGTGCGCCTCGTCAAGGGCAAGAAGACCGAGATCAAGGTGGACCTCGGCGACTCCGTTCTCCCAGGCGACACGGTGATCGTCCCCGAGCGCTTCTTCTAA